In Tsukamurella tyrosinosolvens, the genomic window TGCCGATGGTGCAGGCGAACTCGATGGCGGTCGCCATGAAGGGCGCATGGGGGATCGAGCCCTGGGTCGCCGCCCTCGGCACTGTCATCGTGCTGGCATTCGTCATCATCGGTGGCGTCAAGCGAATCGCCACTTTCGCCTCGGTGGTCGTACCGTTCATGGCGATCCTGTACATCGCGGCCGCCCTGATCATCATGGCCTTCAACGCCGACGCCATCCCCGGCGTCTTCCAGCTAATCGTCCGCGAGGCCTTCGATCTGTCTGCCGGCTTCGGAGCGCTCGTCGGGACCGCCGTCATGTGGGGCGTCAAGCGCGGCGTCTACTCCAACGAGGCCGGGCAGGGCACCGGCCCGCACGCCGCGGCGGCCGCGGAGGTCAGTCACCCGGCCAAGCAGGGGCTCGCGCAGGCCTTCGCGGTGTACGTCGACACGCTGTTCGTCTGCTCCGCCACCGCATTCATCATCCTGAGCACCGGCGCCTACCGCGTGTTCGAGGGCGACTCCGCGTCCGGCCGCGTGCTGGCTGACGGTGGCGCCCTCGTCGGCGACCCGGAGGTCGGGCCGGCGTACGCGCAGCAGGGCTTCGACACCGTCTTCAACGGCTCCGGCGCCAGCTTCATCGCGATCTCGCTCGCCTTCTTCTGCTTCACGACGATCGTCGCCTACTACTACATGGCGGAGACGAACCTGCGGTTCCTGATGGGGCGCTTCGCCGTCGTCGTGATCCCGGTGCTCAACTCCGCGCTCGGACGGGTGCTCACGATGCTGCTGCAGGTCCTCATCCTGGCCTCCGTGGCGATCGGCGCCGTGTCCACCGCGAAGGACGCCTGGGCGATGGGCGACCTCGGCGTCGGGCTCATGGCGTGGCTCAACATCATCGGCATCCTGGTCCTGCAGAACGCGGCCTTCACGGCTCTGCGCGACTTCGAGCGGCAGCAGAAGATGGGGATCGACCCGCAGTTCGACCCGACTCCGCTGGGCATCGTCAATGCGACCTTCTGGGAGGAGCGCGCGGCCTCGCGCCGCGCCGACCCCGTCGACGCCTAGCCGGCGAGCGGCACCGTCGACCTGCGGAGTCCCGGCGATTTCGCAGGTCGGCGCCGCGGGCGTACACTTGCCCTTGCGCTCCGTCCCTA contains:
- a CDS encoding alanine/glycine:cation symporter family protein — protein: MSDLLATLNDKYIWSPALIYLCLGVGVYFSIRSRFVQVRQIPAMVGQLIHGEKSASGVSSFQALAMSLAGRVGTGNIAGVATAIAFGGPGAVLWMWVMAFLGASTSYVECTLGQIYKERDRLTGEYRGGPAYYFRRALAKGKYAVVGNVYGLLFAAVTVLACGLLMPMVQANSMAVAMKGAWGIEPWVAALGTVIVLAFVIIGGVKRIATFASVVVPFMAILYIAAALIIMAFNADAIPGVFQLIVREAFDLSAGFGALVGTAVMWGVKRGVYSNEAGQGTGPHAAAAAEVSHPAKQGLAQAFAVYVDTLFVCSATAFIILSTGAYRVFEGDSASGRVLADGGALVGDPEVGPAYAQQGFDTVFNGSGASFIAISLAFFCFTTIVAYYYMAETNLRFLMGRFAVVVIPVLNSALGRVLTMLLQVLILASVAIGAVSTAKDAWAMGDLGVGLMAWLNIIGILVLQNAAFTALRDFERQQKMGIDPQFDPTPLGIVNATFWEERAASRRADPVDA